A genome region from Choloepus didactylus isolate mChoDid1 chromosome 14, mChoDid1.pri, whole genome shotgun sequence includes the following:
- the LOC119509664 gene encoding lymphocyte antigen 6F-like, with translation MKVLIMLAVLLCLEGAWAIKCHSCLATNGNTCHNGTVCPAGAAFCISQAITLKMSGQEQTVTRKFCSDSCLNMVPAKSRDHILEGDVSFYCCGTDLCNGAGTSTPGLMLAASVLTVLLGACL, from the exons ATGAAGGTTCTGATCATGCTGGCTGTGCTGCTGTGCCTGGAGGGAG cctgggCCATCAAATGCCACAGCTGCTTGGCCACCAATGGCAACACCTGCCACAACGGAACAGTGTGTCCAGCCGGTGCCGCATTCTGCATTTCACAAGCAATTA CTCTGAAAATGTCAGGCCAGGAGCAGACTGTGACAAGAAAGTTTTGCTCGGACTCCTGCCTAAACATGGTTCCTGCCAAGTCCAGAGACCACATCCTAGAAGGAGACGTGTCCTTCTACTGCTGCGGCACCGACCTGTGCAACGGGGCGGGGACCAGCACCCCGGGTCTGATGCTGGCGGCCAGTGTCCTCACCGTCCTGCTGGGGGCCTGTCTGTGA